The genome window ACATGatacttttctttttccatgGATATCTGACCTCTATTTCATCCTCAAAAGAACTTTCAAGTTCTTATAATTGTCTTAAAACAATAGTTCCATTAGGTTGCCTAGGTAGGGCTCTAAACTCTTGACTTCCATCAAAATTTCCTTTATTGTACCTCCACTTATGGTTTGCCTCTAACCAATGACGATGACACATATAGTAAAATTTTCTACTATAACCCAACCACTTAGAGGGCACTTCAAAGTCACAACATGGACATCAACTTTAGTACTCCATCTTGACATATTTGCATATGCAGGGAAATCATTAATAGTGCACATGACTGCAACAGGCATTTGGAGTGACTCATTTTTGCATGCATCAAAAGTGTCTACCCCAATTTCTCACAGATCTTTCAATTCCTTTATAAGAGGTTGCATATAGACATGAACTTTATTACCTGGACCTTTCGAACAAGGAATAAGTAATGTGAGAATAAAAGAAGGTTGTTTCATACATATCAATGGAAGCAAATTATGGGGAATCAATATGATAAACCAAGTGTTGTGAGAAATGCTCATAGTTTTAAAAGGATTAAATCCATCTCTAGCCAAACCTAATCGAACATTGCAAGGGTCAAAATAAAACTAAGgatattaattaacaaaatccATCCAAGCCAAAGAGCCGACTGGATGTCTCATAAGCCTATCCTTAGTTCAACCATACTCATGCCATGTCATAAAAGTTGTTTTTTAAGACATAAAAAGCCTTTGTAGTCTAGATTTAAGAGGAAACCAATGAAGAATATTTATAGGTATCTTTTTTCTTGTTGCTTCATCCTTAGAGTTCTTCCATCTTGAAAGACCGCATTTTGGGCAACTTCGACATTAGCCAAATCCCTCCAATTCAATATACAATCATTAGGACATGCATGGATTTTTTCATAGCCTAAACCCAATCCTAAAATTGCCTTCTTTGTATCATAAAATGAGTTAGGCATGGATTGTCTTCTAGTAATGCATCCCTTAACAAGTGTAGCAACATCGAAAATCTCTTGTCACTGCACCCATTTAGACATTTCAAATGATAGAGATGTTCAAGGAAAGATAGCTTTGTGAATTTCTTACAACCAGGATAAAGGTCTTGTTCAACTTCTTTTAATAATTGACCTCCTCAAGATTCTAATCATCCTTGTATCTATATTTTATCCCTCATCAATTGTATTCATTCCAAAAGCATCATGAATAATGTATCCATGTCATGATTGAAACCTCCTTCTACATTCATTTgtactctaaaaaaataaaagaattgatttttttaaccatGAAAAATCCAATTAGTATATCCTTTTCAGAAATCCATGATTGACTATGTGCTTATAAACATCCATTTGAGAGCACTGGTCACAATTGAAACACTTAGTGCACAGACATAAATTTTTGCATCCTTAGAAGATTATGCAAATGCAAAATCTAGAAAATTTGAAACCCTCTAATGTACTTCTCATTAGCTTGAGAATGATCAGATATCCAACTTTTAtccattaaaaacaataaactaaaaaaatatgaaaaaatctatgttacaaaaatataaaggtAAGTCACAAATAAAATACTAATCGAGTCAAATAAAAAGACTAGTTgaatcaagaaaataaaattcaataaagttCAATAAAAGGATAATTAAATCAAGACAATAAATTTACTTAGAGGATAGGTTTGGCTTTAAAGCTGGTAGGGAAAATTAGCTACCATAATTGTGTATAATTCAATAaagtttttgtaattaatattaaaccCTATCACTAAACTAGTgtatattaaatgttttaaaaattagaataatatgcttcatatttcaattattcactttgtatatgtgtgtgtgtgtgtatatatatatatatatattagaaaccCAACATGAAATTCTGTTaaataaaacaacacaaagCACAAGTTGTGCAAAGGCTGATAACCAGAACAATTACAAAGTGAGAATAAAAGCTTTATATGACAATTGTTTGCATGTACCAGAACTAGACTTAACAACATTACAAAGTAACAATcattgtttggtttctttagggatcttaataaaataccaataatcaCCTTAAATAGAttacgttagattatcaagagggGTTGCGAAAAATACTTAGATCCATGATAAGTAGCGGAATTGATGAGTTTGTGGAATTGTTGGTTTTGTGTTctttctcaaccaaatcaccgtTTTCTTTTTGGGACCTTAGGTTTCTCGTCAAATGGGGAGAAGAGAATACAATTTCTGATTTTGATGTATTAGGGACCACAACCTTGCTTTAGGTTTTAACTTGTTAGAGTTCTCATTATTCTCTAACGGGCCAAACTGGTTTCCACTTACCAAGCCCATATTAATTTCTAATGATAGTCCAATAGGCTCACCAAATTAGATCACTTTTATTGAgcctataaatataaataactaatataaatgataaatataatatgtagcccacactaattaattaattaggaattataaaattcctaacaatctcccacttgagCTTCATATTAACCTTAATCATGTATATTTCAAAAGTCTTTAGGTGCACAACtgtatgttatttacttttagacttTCCTTAAACAATTTGGTCCATCTTATATAGTAACACAGAACCATTGCAGTTTTCCTCACAATCCAACGTGATTGAGCCACAATGATCACCAATGTCACATATACTTGATGACATAAATGAAATATGGATAAGCGgcatgaaaataacatgcaatGTGATCGCATTCATGTTCATTTCCAACTActccaaactttattctttatagagatcaatccaaacacaatataaatattgcaaacaaaacaagctcAGAATGAAATGATAaccttcaactttattttatagaaaatcaaTCTATACAAATATCTGAAAAAAATAAGGCATATATAGAACATAAATCggactcccactaaactaaggtactatAAGGAATCACTCCCATATGAGCagtgtgctcatgaaaaacttTAGGTACCAAACCTTTCGTAAGTGGGTCAGCTAGCATATCATTAGTCCTTAAATGTTCTATGGAATTTTTTCTATTCTGAACTCTTTCTTTAACAACCAAAAACTTGATGTCAATAAACTTTGATTTGGTTGCACTCCTATTATTGTTGGAGTAAAGAACTGCTGAGTTATTATCACAATAAATCTTTAATGGTCTTTCAATGTCGTCAACCACACGCAAACCAGTGACAAAATTTCTCAGCCATATCCCATGGTTGGATGCCTCAAAACAAGTAACGAACTCCACGACCATGGTCGAAGAAGCTATTAGCAAACTTCCAAGAGATAGCTCCTCCAGCCAGCATAAATATGTATCCAGATGTAGAGCGTTTACTATCTTGACATCCAGCAAAATCAGAGTCTGAGTACCCAATGGATCTCCAAATTCTCAGACATCTGATAAGTGAGCATGTATCCTTTTTTCTCTTTAGGTAACGCATCACGCATTTTGCTACTTTCCAATGTTGTATTCCAGGATTACTCAAATATCTGCCCAGAACTCCTATTACAAATGCTATATCGGGACGAGTGCAAACTTGAGCTTACATTAGACTTCCTACTGCTGATGCATAAGGAATCTTTTGCATCTCTATTCTTTCAAGGTCATTATTGGGGGGCATTATTtaagactaaatttgtctcctttagCTATCGAGGTATCTCCTGGTTTACTATCTTTCATGTCGAATCTATCTAGGACCTTATCGATATAACTCTCTTGTGATAACCTTAGGATACCTTGAGAGCAATCTCTTAGTATCTTGATTCCTAATACAAAAGAGGCTTCCCTAAGATCTTTCATCTCAAaaatttttgtcaaaaatttCTTAGTCTCTTGTAAGAAGCTTATATCGTTGCTTGCAAGCAGTATATCATCGACATATAACACCAAGAATGAGTATTTACTCCCACTAAACTTGTGGTATACACAATCATCAACTGCATTTGCCTGAAAACCATGAGGTAATAACTTGATGGAACTTGTAATACCATTGACGGgaagcttgtttcaaaccatagatGGATTTATTTAGTTTGCAAACCATAGACTTTGAGTCACCTAatacaaagttttctggttgcaTCATATAAATTGTTTCTTCAATGTCACCATTTAGAAATGCAGTCTTAACATCCATCTGATGTAACTCTAAATCATAATCAGCTACCAGTGCCCTTATTGTTCTAAACGAATCCTTTGAAGATACTGGAGAACAGGTTTCTTTATAGTCAATGCCTTCCTTTTGGGTAAATCCTTTAACGACTACATGAGCCTTATATCTCTCGACATTGCCCTTTGAATCCTTTTTGGTTTTAACTATCCATTTGCAACCAATAGGTTTCACACTTTCAGGAAATTCGACGAGATCCCAAACGTCATTGTCTTGCATAGATTTcctctcatccttcatggcattGATCCAGTTTTGAGAGTTAGAAATACACATGGTTTGATAGAAATTAATCGAATCATCCTCTGCTAAACCAATGACATCctcatgttcttggagaaagataatataatcattAGGGACTCCACTTCTCCTCTCTCTATCAGATCTCCTTAATGGTACTTCTTGAGGTTGTTGAGGTTGTTGTATAGGTATTTGAGGAAGAACCTCATCATTGGCATAGTGTATTGCGGAACAATGCCACACTCTTTGAGAAAAGTGCAAAAGGTCCTAGACATTGTTCTCCTGATTCATCatatctaccatagtactcACCACCACAGTCAGATTTGACAgccttaatttttctttccaagttgaagttcaacttcaGCCTTGAAACTCTTAAAAATGTCTAGGGATTGGGACTTCTCATGTATCAAATAAAGGTAACTATATCTAGAGTAGTCATTTACGAACGAGATAAAGTACTGTTGCTCGTTCCAGGAAGGTGTTGGAAAAGGACCACAAATGTCCGTATGTACCAGTTCTAAGATGTCTTTAGCTCTTTCGGCAcctaatttccttatgtttgttCGTTTTCCCTTTATGCATTCAACACAGACTTCAAAGTCTGATAAATCTAAAGGTTCAAGAATTTCATCCAACACAAGTCTCTGAATTCTCTGTTTAGAGATATGACCTAAGCGTTTGTGCCATAAAGTGGCTGAATTctctttcaatttcttttctgtACCACGCGAATTTGTTTGCagtatttcattataggaacAATTAACATTCAACATATATAGATTATCAATTAAGGAACCAGAACCAATCAAATTTGAATTCtggtagagactaactttattatttccaaatgaacaagaaaaataaatttgtccaaactagaaatagaaattaaatttcgtCTAAAAGATGGtacaacaaaagtctcaaacaaatccaaatgaaattcattttttaactaCAATCTGAAAGTTCCTATAGCCTCTATCGTAACCTTTTTGCCATTGCCAACAAATATGAatctttcatcatcacttggCAATCGGCTCCATAAGCAACCTTGCATGGTTACACTTATATGAGTAGTAGCACCAGAATCTACCCACCAAGTATCTTTAGGTACAAAAGCTAAATTAACTTTAGAACAAACAAGAGCAAGAGATTTACCTTTCTTTACATGCCATGTGGCGTACTTGGGACACTATTTCTTCATGTGTCTAGACTTCTTGCAGAAGTAGCAGGTAAATTCTTCATCCTTCTTTGGTTTCTTTTGCTGAGAAGACCCTTCAGCAATACCCttagtttctttcttttcttattctgaGAGGTGAAGCTTAAATGGGCACTTTCAGATCTGTCTCTCTGCAACCTCTCTTCCTCTTGTACACAGTGAGATATAAGTTCATTAAGGGACCATTTGTCCTTCTGAGTGTTATAACtcactttgaattgcccaaagtGTGCAGGAAGTGAGATCAAAACTAAATGCACAAGCAGATCTTCACCAAGCTCTAACTTAAGTGTTTTTAGTTTAGATGCCAAGTTAGACATTTCCATTATGTACTCCCATATATTACTTTTTCCCTTATACTTCATGGAGATGAGTTTAGCCAAATGGTTACTCGTCTTCGCCTTCTCATTTTTGGCAaagtattgttcaatttcatcaatAAATTTCTTTGCATTTTCACCCTCAGAAATAGAGCCTCGAAACCCTTCTGGAATAGAGCCCTTCATGATCATAATGCACATTCGATTTGAACAATCccatttctcaatttttacctCATTGAAGGCTTTCAGAGTGGAAGTGGATCGTTTCGTTCTCAGTGTCAAATGCAAATCCATACAGCCGAGAacaatttctatggcttccttCCAGACCTTAAAATTTGTCCCATTCAGCATAGGGATATTATTCACTTGAACAAATACATTTGCAGCACTAGCAATAGAaactgaataataataaaaacaaaaataattacatgctcAGAAATAAGCcaataagttatataaaatatatacataatagATTTTGTCAAATCACAGTCTTTCTTTGGACCGACTATAATTCAcatgaaaataccttacaattgtcacacatttatcatcacaggtacaaaattatttggccaaattgtgtcttcctttgggctGAGCACAAtttgcataaataattttatactaatatttatgcaattttaattaaattaatttatgcaatAGAGATTGCTTTGACAATATATTGTTTCAATCAACTCAATCAAAATTACCagacataaaaaaaaggaataattttGAGGGTTTGTAATTTCTGAATTTACACCAAAACATAATGGGAAACACCAATTAATACACAtaattcacaaataaaaaacaaggaaaacaaaaataaaatgctaaAGCCAAATTGCATTTAACGATACGCAACAGGGGTTTTCTTATGATGTTATAATAATGTCAAAGATTATGTATCACATGTATATCATGTCATGGCATGCATAAGGAAACAAAACCAGCAACCATAAAAACAAACACATGAACGAGAAACAAAAATGGATGACTATTCTGGagcgagaaaaaaaatagtttttctcaTGGAATCCGAACGCAAAACATGAATAAGCATATGATGATTCTTATATCGTgatcgaaaagaaaaaaattccaaacttacaatcataattataattacaaagataaaatctcaaaataaaattagggttcatgTAACAAAATAATACAGGTATAACACAAACCAAATAACTTTAATTCACAATAATCTAACAATAATCacttgtttggtttctttagggatcttaataaaataccaataatcaCTAAAAACacattacgttagattatcaagagggGTTGTGAAAAATACCTAGATCCATGATAAGCAGCGGAATTGATGAGTCTGAGGAACTGTTGGTTTTGTGTTCTTCCTTAACCAAATCATTGTTTTCCTTTTGGGACCTTAGGTTTCTCATCAGATGGGGAGAAGAGAATACAATTTCTGATTTTGGTGTATTGGGGACCACAACCTTGCTTTAGGCTTTAACCTGTTAGAGTTCCCATTATTCCCCAACGGGCCAAACTGGTTTTCACGTATCAAGCCCATATTAAGTTTTGATGATAGTCCAATAGGCTCACCAAATTAGATCACTTTTATTGATcccataaatgtaaaaaaataatataaatgataaatataatatgtagcccacactaattaattaattaggaattataaaattcctaacaagcATAACTCCACAAAAACCAAATAGATCTTGATGAATCATCCCATAGCTGAAGAAAAACATAGAAAtatgtgtatatttttaaagCAATTTTGTGCTATTGACAATGGGATTTAGatccttttatttttcacttttgccTTGgtggtaaaagaaaaaaatagtaaattaataGAAACTCCCTCTATTATGTGCATCAGCCTCCTAAATCTCCCTTTCCCCCCTCACCAACTAATAACAACATTAGCACCACAACATCAAAAGTATATAATCTATCCCAGAGTTAATGTTTAGAACAAAAATATTCTACTAAGTTTACAATAAGTCACACTAGACAACTAAACATGACAAAGTTCCACCTGATCTTCTTTCTcttaaaacaaattaacaacTCCTAAGTTAATGCAAAAGTTAGTTCTCATTAAAGATTTTTTAGTGTTAGAATATAGTTTACTTGCCCCAGCTGTcgtaccctaatttcgtctaggGACTATCGTTTGTTGACACTTTGATTCTTGCTAGCTGAATTGAGCTGCCTTACACCAATTACCGCAtaattcaaaaagtttttttttatgtttcgaAAAATGATATAgaaaatacccaaaagggaGGGGAAAAGGGTCATTTAGAAGCTTTTTCTAACCCCTGGCTCGCCCATGCTAGCctttggctcgcctgggcccctAAATAACTTAGGGGAGAAGTAGGCAAGctgagcttgcctgggcgagcaaggttacttcaggcTGAAGCAACAGCTCGTCTAGGCGAGCTGCTAATCAACCAAgtcccctcatttcctataaataggcatgagggggctgaaggaaggggttcaaccTTCAGATATTGAAAGAATTGAGGTCCAGAGGTTAAGGATTGGAGAAAAAAAAGcgaaaagaaggaagaagagaaaaagaagctaaatcgTTGCCGAATTGCGACCATaatcgttcttcattcttcgtCCGGTTAGTGTTtgtctttaaggatttgaacatgatttatggacccttaggggtcctctctATTGTTTTGTGCaccttcatctccttctcctatcATCGGTAATTGCTTTTCTCTTGTAAAGTGAGTTTTAACCGATCGTTAGTACCACAAGTTATCCTAAAAAAGGGGGTTGAAGGTTAATAAGcaaaaaaccaagataaaaccaactcataactaatttatttttatcaaacatcACTTgaaatcatttcaaggtccaacgcctaaatgactctctcctcttttcaaaatcaaaagatcgtttcaaggtccaacaccttaacggcTGTCttcgcttttcaaaatttaaaacataatttctaggtccaatgccttaaatgacttttgttcgcaattaaaatcaatctttcaaaaaaacataaaatcaatgtaacacacaaactttcaaattttaagaactacgtaggtcagaattcctcattgcacctgaggatacataggagcaagggcaacacccttatcgaccccaaaaaaaataataaaaataaaaggggaaaatacataaaaaatataaaaaaggggaaatacataattttgaagtcatgtcttGCACACTCAATtagaggttgtcgtcccttgtgacgggcgcgtggggtgctaataccttccccgtgcgtaaacaacttccgaaccctcattttcaaaatttgcataCCTTTGCCTTTTGggttttttctaacgttttcctcaaataaacgttggtggtgactccacaTGTTTTCTCCATGAGATGATGCACCTTTTGATTGTGCctcgccctcccgctgaagggtaggttgcgacagttggcaactccactggagacttgttagagagttaggccattcaaTCACCGTGCAATGTTTTTATCGtgacttcttttttatttatgttcccttttcccttttgttttttgttttgtccatatttgtatataacctttgctatgatgttgtgtttggtgtgagTCTGTCTATCTATTaaattcatagttagaaatatttttctatgcacacatggcacctacacctcgcacacacgttgagatattaggccctatacccgggtctatgtgagccataaggagtggatgtcaatctgtggtcatgctgggtctctgactcgcttgatgacaataaagcctcatctagagttttcctcttttagtaATGCATTGCcgctgatagtccctatcgccacaatgtattacctaagaggatgatatctctagaagccagtaaagttacataaaaccacccttgggaattatcacaagaagtggacttttggatcctttcaaTTAGATTCCCGAATTAGGGGGCACACAGCAAACTCACtctggcttgttccttgatcgCATTGTGCatatcttcatggcatcataatggacatatcattcctgcatttatcatttatcatattcatgcattgcatttgcataaatcaCTGCATTATCATACACCTGCATctagcatgcttttgttctgccaacTGCATATATTCTATTTCCATCATTCAAATGtgatgttcactcatgcatgatccttgcattttcctttgcaaaaaaaaaaaaaaagaaacaaaaaaaaaacaaaaaaagaacaaaagaaagtcatgaaagtttacaccacattcttagttacatgtgttgggtaccatgatgatggctataaaccaaccatgttgggattatacacccttttctcttaaaaaaatgattgaaaatcatgtgaatgtggtacctaatgcatggttaactaggaaaatgATGGTTCTTAGGGCATCTCATGttgatctcataattacatgcatagcataagtaagccctagtcattcatctctatgatatgttgttgaagtattgacaatcaaaatttctattcctggGATTATGGGAttgaaccaagcacatgcttttaaggaaaggttcatcaagtcaaggtcaagtatggaagtaaccagcttgcaaaagttggggcagaagatggatcgagttacatcgtttCTTTGTCTGCTGCCAAGACgtgattgagctaaataatttacaaaattaaggactattgatgtccatgttttatttgcagtttcactttgacaatATGTGATGAgccatgttgttttaatgaaaatctaaattgactcGACCGTATGTCTTGtgtaaaattcgcaatacttcaacaatgcatcattcacatacatccatgcttattttttcttttcacattggtggcattgctcattgcattctttccttgaaatcagaactgtaatcgttgtaatcaaaaggaaagaacgcgTTTTACAGCACCCTTATCGAACGCGTGTCAGAGCTAGAGTCATGAGTGAGATGAAgaagtgcaagaacagatgaaggctgacatggaggccatgaaagaccaaatggccgccatgatggaggccatgttgagcataaagaaaataatggaaAGCAATGCAGCTACAGTTGCCACTACGAGTATCGCCACTGAGGTAGACCCGACTCACCCATCAAGCCTCAATCAAGTAAATCCTTCAATCTTGGATATGGTAGGCCAGAGAGGAGAAGCATTGGGAAGTATGGACGGCTcccattttgtgcaagttcagaacaagcatgccttccaaatatacaccacccaatgttgtgCACACTTCCGATAAGAATGTCaaaactccactcccatactcattgagagccaacaacctcaatctgatcatgtgcatgtctctcaacccatgggggagacacatgaagtaccccaccacaatctagtcgACTTCGAGCCTCGCCTCAGATACGCCATTGAGGGGCAAGAAGTTGGTGGTGGTgtacccctgccaaacactttggagggccctcaatttcgcccacaaccacaacccttgcattttacTGTAGGGAGAGTCCTTCtgttaaacaagtggcctcagatatcttaagaagggggggttgaattaagatatcacaaacttttcctaattaaaaattctattttgatttaacccaaatcccaagaattctttcaaaatgaactcctaaataattatgcaaattaaacttactgaatagaagcaataagcaataaacaataaaagagtttaagggaagaaagattgcaaactcaaatttatactggttcggccacaaccttgtgcctacgtcccatccccaagcaacctgcttgagagctccactatcttgcaaaagcCCTTTACAAGTTttgaaacacacaaggacaacccttcctttttgttcagattgctttacaacaagagacccttggtctcttaatccctttttagaaataagatgaagagaagaagaaatctctcttgaaagagatagattgaacaattgaacactcaaataattccttattgaattgcaagtgtattggccaaggaatttttaagaggataagctgattttgcttttgagaggataagacctttttgttctgaaaaattcaaacaaatttgtgttccaagtcacatataaatagacctttgatggccattaaaaaatcatttgaacagatgtgactcttggaaattattttatgaaattctcctctggtaatcgattacaagatttgtgtaatcgattacaggctttaaaatttgaatcaaaatgttcaataactactggtaattgattaccatccatgtgtaatcgattacacagtgtaaaatttgaattcaaatttctaatggatgttataaatcattttggccactggtaatcgattacatcctctggtaatcgattaccagagagtaaatctcttgaaaaagacattttagcttaaatttCTTGGTCAAACCTCTTGTTGGTTCAATTTTGAATTCCCTTTCTAAatcactagagatcttcttggTGATGTATCTTGAATCTCTTGGATTTTGTCCTAATCTAAACTTGAGAAGCGTATGATCAAATGATCATGATCatatgacatcatcaaaacatcaaagtcaaagtctttgcttctacaatctctccctttttgatggtgacaatttaattcttgaaatcaagatacaagataGAGTATATGCAAGAGGTAACATTACGTTCACTCATTCcatactccccctatgttttggaattaacgatctcttgatttctaagcttctaaATCATCacgtttctctccccctttggcaacatcaaaaagccaaagtacgtGGTAAGCAACATAAGGCGGAAGAATAATAAGC of Glycine soja cultivar W05 chromosome 1, ASM419377v2, whole genome shotgun sequence contains these proteins:
- the LOC114373726 gene encoding uncharacterized protein LOC114373726, whose product is MDGCFDGMDTRITQLEEDVVSIASAANVFVQVNNIPMLNGTNFKVWKEAIEIVLGCMDLHLTLRTKRSTSTLKAFNEVKIEKWDCSNRMCIMIMKGSIPEGFRGSISEGENAKKFIDEIEQYFAKNEKAKTSNHLAKLISMKYKGKSNIWEYIMEMSNLASKLKTLKLELGEDLLVHLVLISLPAHFGQFKVSYNTQKDKWSLNELISHCVQEEERLQRDRSESAHLSFTSQNKKRKKLRVLLKGLLSKRNQRRMKNLPATSARSLDT